A genomic segment from Barrientosiimonas humi encodes:
- a CDS encoding xanthine dehydrogenase family protein molybdopterin-binding subunit, with translation MTTTEAPPQEQQGKPSGEVGQARRRKEDQRLITGRTRWTDNIVLPGMVHIAMVRSPFAAATISSIDVDEAKKSPGVVGVWTGRDLADEQGGLPCAWPITEDQKAPVHASVAVDRVAYAGEIVAVVAARTPAQARDAAELVDVDYDEQEPVLDLRQAAADEGGLAHPDLGTNVSANWVFDSAEAGTGGDVEEAISKARDGGIVIEREYRQQRLVPAFMEPRSVAVDPTAEQVVMWSATQVPHILRLMLAMTLGIDESKIRVIAPDVGGGFGGKLQVTPEEIITLLVARRTGKPAKWTETRSESLLSAHHGRDQWQKLTLAADKDGTVTGLKVELLADMGAYLGLVTPGVPILGAFMFNAIYKFPAYRFDCTNVFTNKTWTDAYRGAGRPEATFAIERLMDELAAEVGVDPLEIREKNWIKHEEFPFTTVCGLEYDSGNYEAATDRAKELFDYDALRAEQQQRRERKDPVQLGIGVSTFTEMCGLAPSRVLGSLNYGAGGWEYAQVRMLPTGKVEVVTGSSAHGQGHETAWSQIVADQLGVGFDDVTVLHGDTTSSQKGMDTYGSRSLVVGGQAVIKASQKVIEKARPIAAHMLEASPDDIEFERGTFSVKGAGEGAKTVGIGEVALATFAAHDLPDGVEPSLDSDATFDPVNFSFPHGTHLCAMEIDTETGESTMRSYVCVDDIGNIVNPLIVEGQIHGGLVQGIAQALWEEAVYDESGTLVTGSFVDYTLPTAADTISFVTDNTVSPATSNDLGAKGVGEAGCIASTPAVVNAVVDALRPLGIHDVQMPCTPERVWRAIQEAEQSGAQAAQGAGTVAGDEPTTPDAQPHFEGSAPNQDTPDPGPSGGGPTGDTGSADQGGQR, from the coding sequence GTGACCACCACCGAGGCTCCCCCGCAGGAGCAGCAGGGCAAGCCCAGCGGCGAGGTCGGGCAGGCCCGCCGCCGCAAGGAGGACCAGCGGCTGATCACCGGCCGCACCCGGTGGACCGACAACATCGTGCTCCCCGGCATGGTGCACATCGCGATGGTGCGCAGCCCGTTCGCCGCGGCGACGATCAGCAGCATCGACGTCGACGAGGCCAAGAAGAGCCCGGGCGTGGTCGGCGTCTGGACCGGGCGCGACCTCGCCGACGAGCAGGGCGGCCTGCCCTGCGCCTGGCCGATCACCGAGGACCAGAAGGCCCCGGTGCACGCCTCCGTCGCCGTCGACCGGGTCGCGTACGCCGGTGAGATCGTCGCGGTCGTCGCGGCACGCACCCCGGCCCAGGCTCGGGACGCGGCCGAGCTGGTCGACGTCGACTACGACGAGCAGGAGCCGGTGCTCGACCTGCGCCAGGCGGCGGCCGACGAGGGCGGCCTGGCCCACCCCGACCTCGGCACCAACGTCAGCGCCAACTGGGTGTTCGACTCGGCCGAGGCCGGCACGGGCGGCGACGTCGAGGAGGCCATCAGCAAGGCCCGCGACGGCGGCATCGTCATCGAGCGGGAGTACCGCCAGCAGCGGCTGGTGCCGGCCTTCATGGAGCCCCGCTCCGTCGCGGTCGACCCGACCGCCGAGCAGGTCGTCATGTGGTCGGCCACCCAGGTGCCGCACATCCTGCGCCTCATGCTCGCCATGACGCTCGGCATCGACGAGTCCAAGATCCGGGTCATCGCCCCCGACGTGGGCGGCGGCTTCGGCGGCAAGCTGCAGGTCACCCCCGAGGAGATCATCACCCTGCTCGTGGCCCGCCGCACCGGCAAGCCGGCCAAGTGGACCGAGACCCGCAGCGAGTCGCTGCTGTCGGCCCACCACGGACGCGACCAGTGGCAGAAGCTCACGCTCGCGGCCGACAAGGACGGCACCGTCACCGGCCTGAAGGTCGAGCTGCTCGCCGACATGGGCGCCTACCTCGGGCTGGTGACCCCGGGCGTACCCATCCTCGGTGCGTTCATGTTCAACGCGATCTACAAGTTCCCGGCCTACCGGTTCGACTGCACCAACGTCTTCACCAACAAGACCTGGACCGACGCCTACCGCGGGGCCGGGCGCCCCGAGGCGACGTTCGCGATCGAGCGGCTGATGGACGAGCTGGCCGCCGAGGTCGGCGTCGACCCGCTGGAGATCCGCGAGAAGAACTGGATCAAGCACGAGGAGTTCCCGTTCACCACGGTGTGCGGGCTGGAGTACGACTCCGGCAACTACGAGGCCGCCACCGACCGGGCGAAGGAGCTGTTCGACTACGACGCGCTCCGCGCCGAGCAGCAGCAGCGCCGCGAGCGCAAGGACCCGGTGCAGCTGGGCATCGGCGTCTCGACGTTCACCGAGATGTGCGGCCTGGCGCCCTCCCGCGTGCTGGGCTCGCTCAACTACGGCGCCGGCGGCTGGGAGTACGCCCAGGTGCGCATGCTGCCGACCGGCAAGGTCGAGGTCGTCACCGGGTCCAGCGCCCACGGCCAGGGCCACGAGACCGCCTGGAGCCAGATCGTCGCCGACCAGCTCGGCGTCGGGTTCGACGACGTGACCGTGCTGCACGGCGACACCACCAGCAGCCAGAAGGGCATGGACACCTACGGCTCGCGCTCGCTGGTCGTCGGCGGCCAGGCGGTGATCAAGGCGTCGCAGAAGGTCATCGAGAAGGCGCGCCCGATCGCGGCGCACATGCTCGAGGCGAGCCCGGACGACATCGAGTTCGAGCGCGGCACGTTCTCGGTCAAGGGCGCCGGCGAGGGCGCCAAGACGGTCGGCATCGGCGAGGTCGCGCTCGCGACGTTCGCCGCGCACGACCTGCCCGACGGCGTCGAGCCGAGCCTCGACTCCGACGCGACGTTCGACCCGGTCAACTTCTCCTTCCCGCACGGCACCCACCTGTGCGCCATGGAGATCGACACCGAGACGGGCGAGTCGACCATGCGCTCGTACGTCTGTGTCGACGACATCGGCAACATCGTCAACCCGCTCATCGTCGAGGGGCAGATCCACGGCGGGCTCGTGCAGGGCATCGCGCAGGCGCTGTGGGAGGAGGCGGTCTACGACGAGTCGGGGACGCTGGTCACCGGGTCGTTCGTCGACTACACGCTGCCGACCGCGGCCGACACGATCAGCTTCGTCACCGACAACACGGTCTCCCCCGCCACCTCCAACGACCTGGGCGCCAAGGGTGTGGGCGAGGCCGGCTGCATCGCCTCGACGCCCGCGGTGGTCAACGCGGTGGTCGACGCGCTGCGCCCGCTCGGCATCCACGACGTGCAGATGCCGTGCACGCCCGAGCGGGTCTGGCGGGCGATCCAGGAGGCCGAGCAGTCCGGGGCGCAGGCTGCCCAGGGCGCTGGCACCGTGGCCGGCGACGAGCCGACCACGCCCGACGCGCAGCCGCACTTCGAGGGCTCCGCGCCCAACCAGGACACCCCCGACCCCGGGCCCTCCGGTGGCGGGCCCACCGGCGATACCGGCTCTGCCGACCAGGGAGGTCAGCGATGA
- a CDS encoding FAD binding domain-containing protein, translating into MIPARFDYVAPATLEEALAALAEHGDDAKVIAGGQSLLPILRMRLNAPEVLVDLGKITDLQGVTDDGDAVVVGAMTTYADLVHDPLLREHAAVLPDAIAEVADPQIRHRGTIGGALVHADPAGDVGAPVLALDAELVIAGQGGATRTVAATDFFEDLFTTAVGDDELLTQIRIPKHTGWGAHYEKFVRVKHQWSIVAVAATVRTEGDTIAEAAIGLTNMGSTPLRATAVEQALVGRAAADDAIREACAQAADGTNPPSDLNGDSDYRKHLAGVLTRRAVLAAAKG; encoded by the coding sequence ATGATCCCGGCCAGGTTCGACTACGTCGCTCCGGCCACCCTCGAGGAGGCGCTGGCCGCGCTGGCCGAGCACGGTGACGACGCCAAGGTGATCGCCGGCGGACAGTCGCTGCTGCCGATCCTGCGGATGCGGCTCAACGCCCCCGAGGTGCTCGTCGACCTCGGCAAGATCACCGACCTGCAGGGCGTCACCGACGACGGCGACGCGGTCGTGGTCGGGGCGATGACGACGTACGCCGACCTGGTCCACGACCCGCTGCTGCGCGAGCACGCGGCGGTGCTGCCCGACGCCATCGCCGAGGTGGCCGACCCGCAGATCCGGCACCGCGGGACCATCGGCGGCGCGCTGGTGCACGCCGACCCGGCCGGTGACGTCGGCGCCCCCGTGCTGGCCCTCGACGCCGAGCTGGTCATCGCCGGCCAGGGCGGCGCCACGCGCACGGTCGCGGCCACCGACTTCTTCGAGGACCTGTTCACCACCGCAGTGGGCGACGACGAGCTGCTCACCCAGATCCGCATCCCGAAGCACACCGGGTGGGGCGCGCACTACGAGAAGTTCGTGCGGGTCAAGCACCAGTGGTCGATCGTGGCCGTCGCGGCCACCGTGCGCACCGAGGGCGACACCATCGCGGAGGCCGCGATCGGCCTCACCAACATGGGATCGACCCCGCTGCGCGCGACCGCCGTCGAACAGGCGCTGGTCGGCAGGGCCGCCGCCGACGACGCGATCCGCGAGGCCTGCGCGCAGGCCGCCGACGGCACCAACCCCCCGTCCGACCTCAACGGCGACTCCGACTACCGCAAGCATCTCGCCGGCGTGCTCACGCGTCGCGCCGTGCTCGCGGCCGCGAAGGGATGA
- a CDS encoding SRPBCC family protein, giving the protein MQLTHTFTVPAPVDRVWETFTDLEQVGGCFPGATITEADGDAFSGSVKVKLGPIALVYNGSGRFIERDDQAHTARIEAKGKDKRGNGTAGADVNVTLTPDGDGTRAEVVTDLAITGKPAQFGRGVMQDVSDKLLQQFVSCIEQRLADSGAASDSGAGEAAGGAGGDRSTRATGTAAAGSTGGAATTTATAGSSGAGGTASVADAADDGSSTPADAARAAAAATAAGERAPAAAAPRATPPPPKHAAPPADDAIDLGNVALPIMLRQLAPYVIGGSLGMLAAAAFLRRRGRRHGGH; this is encoded by the coding sequence ATGCAGCTGACGCACACCTTCACCGTGCCCGCCCCCGTCGACCGGGTCTGGGAGACGTTCACCGACCTGGAGCAGGTCGGCGGGTGCTTCCCGGGAGCGACGATCACCGAGGCCGACGGCGACGCCTTCAGCGGCAGCGTCAAGGTCAAGCTCGGCCCGATCGCGTTGGTCTACAACGGTTCCGGGCGGTTCATCGAGCGCGACGACCAGGCGCACACCGCGCGCATCGAGGCCAAGGGGAAGGACAAGCGCGGCAACGGCACCGCCGGCGCCGACGTGAACGTCACGCTCACCCCCGACGGCGACGGCACCCGCGCCGAGGTCGTGACCGACCTGGCGATCACCGGCAAGCCGGCCCAGTTCGGACGCGGCGTGATGCAGGACGTCAGCGACAAGCTGCTGCAGCAGTTCGTCAGCTGCATCGAGCAGCGCCTCGCCGACTCCGGCGCGGCCTCCGACTCCGGCGCCGGCGAGGCTGCCGGCGGGGCTGGCGGCGACCGGTCGACCAGGGCCACCGGGACCGCTGCCGCGGGAAGCACCGGCGGCGCGGCCACGACGACGGCGACCGCCGGCTCGTCCGGCGCCGGCGGCACGGCATCGGTGGCTGACGCCGCCGACGACGGCTCCAGCACGCCCGCCGACGCCGCCCGTGCGGCCGCAGCGGCCACGGCCGCCGGTGAACGTGCCCCCGCGGCCGCCGCCCCCCGGGCCACCCCGCCCCCGCCCAAGCACGCCGCCCCACCGGCCGACGACGCCATCGACCTCGGCAACGTCGCGCTGCCGATCATGCTGCGCCAGCTGGCGCCCTACGTCATCGGAGGCAGCCTCGGCATGCTCGCCGCGGCCGCGTTCCTGCGCCGCCGCGGACGCCGCCACGGGGGCCACTGA
- a CDS encoding DeoR/GlpR family DNA-binding transcription regulator has protein sequence MTPAQPDAPGVPGPSEPDQQTRWRQLLDVLAVRQRLSVKEGSELLGVSAATVRRDFRELAARQLATRTHGGVVATSVAYELPARYRLAEDDPRERIARAAAASVTPGSVIGFNGGTTTSAVARHVAQRAELQEGGVTTVTNALNIATELVLRPYIRTICIGGEARPESYELHGPYASMVLRDLLVERLFLGVDAVSAQAGVSCRHLGEASINAEMVRAAERVVVVGAGAKVGRRSLARICPTVDVHELITDDTADPEEVERIRELGVEVTLV, from the coding sequence ATGACCCCGGCCCAGCCCGACGCACCCGGCGTGCCCGGCCCGAGCGAGCCCGACCAGCAGACCCGCTGGCGCCAGCTGCTCGACGTGCTCGCCGTGCGGCAGCGGCTGTCGGTCAAGGAGGGTTCGGAGCTGCTGGGCGTGTCCGCGGCGACCGTGCGGCGTGACTTCCGCGAGCTCGCGGCGCGGCAGCTGGCCACCCGCACGCACGGGGGAGTGGTCGCGACCTCGGTGGCCTACGAGCTGCCCGCGCGATACCGCCTCGCCGAGGACGACCCGCGCGAGCGCATCGCCCGGGCGGCCGCCGCGTCGGTGACCCCGGGCTCGGTCATCGGCTTCAACGGCGGCACGACCACGAGCGCCGTCGCGCGACACGTGGCGCAGCGCGCGGAGCTGCAGGAGGGCGGGGTCACCACGGTGACCAACGCGCTGAACATCGCGACCGAGCTGGTGCTGCGGCCCTACATCCGCACGATCTGCATCGGCGGGGAGGCCCGGCCGGAGTCGTACGAGCTGCACGGCCCGTACGCCTCGATGGTCCTGCGCGACCTGCTCGTCGAGCGGCTCTTCCTCGGTGTCGACGCGGTCTCGGCGCAGGCGGGGGTGTCCTGTCGGCACCTCGGCGAGGCGTCGATCAACGCCGAGATGGTGCGCGCGGCCGAGCGGGTGGTGGTGGTCGGCGCGGGTGCCAAGGTCGGCCGTCGCAGCCTGGCCCGCATCTGCCCCACGGTCGACGTGCACGAGCTCATCACCGACGACACGGCCGACCCCGAGGAGGTCGAGCGCATCCGCGAGCTCGGTGTCGAGGTCACGCTGGTCTGA
- a CDS encoding DUF5107 domain-containing protein: MTEASARATTVGLTGAQLGPPSRLPAYAPVRPRPFPQVDAAAPPQMRERVARGRLATPLPYGLRSDYDRGAHPLRLPGVVLANDQARVTILPTLGGRVWSFVDLTRGRELLYVPDQLRFAAFGLSDAWFAGGIEWNFGSFGHTTLTTEPMHAAVVPAPDGSGEGVRLWDWERTRDVPFSVDLWLDGPRLMAATRLVNLDPEDKPLYWWTNIAVPETDGTRVLVPATHAWRTDYRGVLSQVPVPQPGGDLGDTDVSRPAASHFAADYFFEVEDQVGRIVTAFEPDGRGFAQTSTAALRGRKLFLWGRGPGGRRWQRHLGGDAGRYAEIQAGVCATQLEHDLLPGGGSISWTECFTGVDLPPEVVAGDYAAASEAVRAAVHEQASPERLEQLHATWLREVAEAEPGESLHVGSGWGRTELTLRGSSAPVGMPFPAAASGARGAGDDGSATLLPLAAGEPVDADPLRPPLPGVSNRWRSAVSALAGRPDAGWWPLFAEAVHAHLDGDAERARDGYRRSLAVTPSAVALRGLALLSDDVDEADDLLRRAFELAPHERRLVTERLEKLVAAGRFTRVLDVEAALPDEIRRHGRTRLLLATALAGLGATDRARAVLDDLEVADLAEGDNATAELWWQVSPGTAVPERLDFRMSRDDPVEAS, from the coding sequence ATGACGGAGGCTTCGGCGCGCGCCACGACAGTCGGCCTCACCGGCGCCCAGCTCGGCCCGCCGAGCCGGTTGCCGGCCTACGCGCCGGTGCGGCCGCGGCCGTTCCCGCAGGTCGACGCCGCCGCCCCGCCGCAGATGCGCGAGCGCGTGGCGCGCGGCCGGCTCGCCACCCCGCTGCCCTACGGGCTGCGCAGCGACTACGACCGCGGGGCGCACCCGCTGCGCCTCCCGGGCGTCGTGCTGGCCAACGACCAGGCGCGGGTCACCATCCTGCCGACGCTCGGCGGCCGCGTCTGGTCGTTCGTGGATCTGACCCGCGGCCGTGAGCTGCTGTACGTCCCCGACCAGCTGCGGTTCGCCGCGTTCGGCCTGTCCGACGCCTGGTTCGCCGGCGGGATCGAGTGGAACTTCGGGTCGTTCGGGCACACCACGCTGACCACCGAGCCGATGCACGCGGCGGTGGTGCCGGCGCCGGACGGGTCCGGCGAGGGCGTACGGCTGTGGGACTGGGAGCGCACCCGCGACGTCCCGTTCTCGGTCGACCTGTGGCTCGACGGGCCGCGGCTGATGGCCGCGACCCGGCTGGTCAACCTCGACCCGGAGGACAAGCCGCTGTACTGGTGGACCAACATCGCCGTGCCCGAGACCGACGGCACCCGGGTGCTGGTGCCGGCCACGCACGCCTGGCGCACCGACTACCGCGGGGTGCTCAGCCAGGTGCCGGTGCCGCAGCCGGGCGGCGACCTCGGCGACACCGACGTGAGCCGGCCGGCGGCGTCGCACTTCGCCGCCGACTACTTCTTCGAGGTCGAGGACCAGGTCGGCCGGATCGTCACCGCGTTCGAGCCCGACGGGCGCGGGTTCGCCCAGACCTCCACCGCCGCGCTGCGCGGTCGCAAGCTGTTCCTGTGGGGGCGCGGGCCCGGCGGCCGGCGCTGGCAGCGCCACCTCGGGGGCGACGCCGGTCGCTACGCCGAGATCCAGGCCGGCGTGTGCGCCACCCAGCTCGAGCACGACCTGCTGCCGGGCGGCGGCAGCATCAGCTGGACCGAGTGCTTCACGGGGGTCGACCTGCCGCCCGAGGTGGTGGCCGGCGACTATGCCGCGGCGAGCGAGGCGGTCCGCGCCGCGGTGCACGAGCAGGCTTCTCCGGAGCGCCTCGAGCAGCTGCACGCGACGTGGCTGCGCGAGGTCGCCGAGGCCGAGCCCGGTGAGTCGTTGCACGTCGGATCCGGTTGGGGGAGAACGGAGCTCACGCTCCGCGGGTCCTCGGCGCCGGTCGGGATGCCGTTCCCGGCAGCCGCCTCCGGCGCGCGCGGTGCCGGTGACGACGGCAGCGCGACGCTGCTGCCGCTCGCGGCCGGGGAGCCGGTCGACGCCGACCCCCTGCGCCCGCCGCTGCCGGGGGTGTCGAACCGGTGGCGGTCGGCCGTCTCGGCGCTGGCCGGGCGGCCCGACGCCGGCTGGTGGCCGCTGTTCGCCGAGGCGGTGCACGCGCACCTCGACGGCGACGCCGAGCGCGCTCGTGACGGCTATCGCCGCAGCCTCGCGGTGACGCCGAGCGCCGTCGCGCTGCGCGGGCTGGCCCTGCTCAGCGACGACGTCGACGAGGCCGACGACCTCCTGCGGCGCGCCTTCGAGCTGGCGCCGCACGAGCGCAGACTCGTCACCGAGCGGCTCGAGAAGCTCGTGGCCGCAGGCCGTTTCACGCGCGTGCTCGACGTGGAGGCCGCGCTGCCCGACGAGATCCGCCGGCACGGACGTACGCGACTGCTCCTCGCCACCGCGCTCGCCGGGCTCGGCGCCACCGACCGGGCCCGCGCCGTGCTCGACGACCTCGAGGTCGCCGACCTGGCCGAGGGCGACAACGCGACCGCCGAGCTCTGGTGGCAGGTCTCGCCGGGCACGGCGGTGCCCGAGCGGCTCGACTTCCGGATGTCCCGCGACGACCCCGTGGAGGCGTCATGA
- the ngcE gene encoding N-acetylglucosamine/diacetylchitobiose ABC transporter substrate-binding protein encodes MTVPGKHTDRRTVLRLALATGVAVPATGALASCATSGGGEDASSSPAPGASGSADAKNPFGIAKGATGEAVIFNGGYGFDYVTFAANIFNRTHSGKFGVKPSTQIAQQLQPRFVGGNPPDLIDNSGANSIGLNTIVDQLEDLSDVFEANNLEGTKIKDTLYPGVEAPGTVGDKFAAINYVQTIYALWYSASLFEANGWTPPKTWEEAYELGGKAKSKGKFLFLWGKEAATYYQTLVIGSAIKEGGDEVRLAMDNLKEGCWSLPAVQGAIKGLEKIVKAGYVKPGGGGTAFTAAQAQWSQNQDALLYPSGSWIENEMKKQTKADFKMTGFPELTVSSSPKMPYETLHAAAGEPFIVPSQGKNKAAGKELLRIMLSKEAATNFAKTRLAPTIVKGTVPDDGFGSTALQSQTKMLTAAGDNVFTWNFVDLYGTNQDMLVPWNAFLSGQIDAAALTKQLQGITDKVRKDPSVKKVEVK; translated from the coding sequence ATGACCGTTCCTGGCAAGCACACCGACCGGCGCACCGTCCTGCGGCTGGCCCTGGCGACGGGTGTCGCGGTGCCCGCGACCGGGGCGCTCGCCTCGTGCGCCACCAGCGGAGGCGGCGAGGACGCGTCGTCCTCGCCGGCCCCGGGCGCCAGCGGCTCGGCCGACGCGAAGAACCCCTTCGGCATCGCCAAGGGCGCGACCGGCGAGGCGGTGATCTTCAACGGCGGCTACGGCTTCGACTACGTCACGTTCGCGGCGAACATCTTCAACCGCACCCACTCCGGCAAGTTCGGGGTCAAGCCCTCGACGCAGATCGCCCAGCAGCTGCAGCCGCGCTTCGTCGGCGGCAACCCGCCCGACCTGATCGACAACTCCGGCGCCAACTCGATCGGCCTGAACACCATCGTCGACCAGCTCGAGGACCTCTCCGACGTGTTCGAGGCCAACAACCTCGAGGGCACCAAGATCAAGGACACCCTCTACCCCGGGGTCGAGGCGCCCGGCACGGTCGGCGACAAGTTCGCCGCGATCAACTACGTCCAGACCATCTATGCGCTGTGGTACTCCGCGAGCCTCTTCGAGGCCAACGGGTGGACTCCCCCGAAGACCTGGGAGGAGGCGTACGAGCTCGGCGGCAAGGCCAAGTCGAAGGGCAAGTTCCTGTTCCTGTGGGGCAAGGAGGCCGCGACCTACTACCAGACCCTCGTCATCGGCTCGGCCATCAAGGAGGGCGGCGACGAGGTGCGCCTGGCGATGGACAACCTCAAGGAGGGCTGCTGGTCGCTGCCCGCCGTGCAGGGCGCCATCAAGGGCCTGGAGAAGATCGTCAAGGCCGGCTACGTCAAGCCCGGCGGCGGCGGCACCGCGTTCACCGCCGCGCAGGCGCAGTGGAGCCAGAACCAGGACGCCCTGCTCTACCCCTCGGGCTCGTGGATCGAGAACGAGATGAAGAAGCAGACCAAGGCCGACTTCAAGATGACCGGCTTCCCGGAGCTGACCGTGTCGAGCAGCCCGAAGATGCCCTACGAGACCTTGCACGCCGCGGCCGGCGAGCCGTTCATCGTGCCGAGCCAGGGCAAGAACAAGGCGGCCGGCAAGGAGCTGCTGCGCATCATGCTGTCCAAGGAGGCGGCGACCAACTTCGCCAAGACCCGCCTCGCGCCCACCATCGTCAAGGGCACCGTCCCCGACGACGGGTTCGGCTCGACCGCGCTGCAGTCGCAGACCAAGATGCTCACGGCCGCCGGCGACAACGTCTTCACCTGGAACTTCGTCGACCTCTACGGCACCAACCAGGACATGTTGGTCCCGTGGAACGCCTTCCTGTCCGGGCAGATCGATGCCGCCGCGCTCACCAAGCAGCTGCAGGGCATCACCGACAAGGTCCGCAAGGACCCCTCGGTGAAGAAGGTCGAGGTCAAGTGA
- a CDS encoding carbohydrate ABC transporter permease — protein MSGALVPPPQATGKAMGRPGRTRMKPGRLGFVLVTLGIPLLFYVGLVVWPFIQAFGYSLTDWQGFSPEFRFIGLDNYVALWNDETFRKAFRNNVILAIVVPLVTIVLSLALATMLTVGGSSSGSVRGLNRSSFYRVVSFFPYTIPAIVIGLIWAQNFDPSNGLINAFLTTIGLDGFESYAWLGEVRSAMPASMFVIIWGFVGFYTVLFVAAIKGIPSELYDAARVDGAGRFRMTTTVTLPMIRETMQTAYIYLGVLALDAFVYMQALNPSGGPQNSTLVMPQVLFNTAFKKGQFGMASAMGVVLAVTTLLFAALVFLAFRLIRGRSDR, from the coding sequence ATGAGCGGTGCGCTCGTCCCGCCGCCACAGGCCACCGGCAAGGCGATGGGTCGCCCCGGCCGCACCCGGATGAAGCCCGGCCGGCTCGGCTTCGTCCTGGTGACGCTCGGCATCCCGCTGCTGTTCTACGTCGGTCTCGTCGTCTGGCCGTTCATCCAGGCGTTCGGCTACTCGCTGACCGACTGGCAGGGATTCTCGCCGGAGTTCCGGTTCATCGGGCTCGACAACTACGTCGCGCTGTGGAACGACGAGACCTTCCGAAAAGCGTTCCGCAACAACGTGATCCTGGCGATCGTGGTCCCGCTCGTCACGATCGTGCTGTCGCTGGCGCTGGCCACGATGCTCACCGTCGGCGGCTCCAGCTCGGGCTCGGTGCGCGGGCTCAACCGGTCCTCGTTCTACCGCGTGGTGTCGTTCTTCCCCTACACGATCCCCGCCATCGTCATCGGCCTCATCTGGGCGCAGAACTTCGACCCGTCCAACGGCCTGATCAACGCCTTCCTGACCACGATCGGCCTCGACGGGTTCGAGTCGTACGCCTGGCTCGGCGAGGTGCGCTCGGCCATGCCTGCGTCGATGTTCGTGATCATCTGGGGCTTCGTCGGGTTCTACACGGTGCTGTTCGTCGCGGCCATCAAGGGCATCCCGTCCGAGCTGTACGACGCCGCTCGCGTCGACGGCGCCGGCCGGTTCCGGATGACCACCACGGTCACCCTGCCGATGATCCGCGAGACCATGCAGACGGCGTACATCTATCTGGGGGTCCTGGCCCTCGACGCGTTCGTCTACATGCAGGCGCTCAACCCCAGCGGCGGCCCGCAGAACTCCACCCTCGTCATGCCGCAGGTGCTGTTCAACACCGCGTTCAAGAAGGGCCAGTTCGGCATGGCGAGCGCGATGGGCGTGGTCCTCGCGGTCACGACGCTGCTGTTCGCGGCGCTGGTGTTCCTCGCGTTCCGCCTGATCCGTGGGAGGTCCGACCGATGA
- a CDS encoding carbohydrate ABC transporter permease — MSLTTDRQTGWPVTEEQPPKRRQGPSGSDRAVTITSHVILALWSAIVILPMLWVFLSSWKTTSEIFESPLSLPSTLSFDNYVSAWNDSNVGRYMLNSVIVVSCALVLVMILGSMAAYSLARFDFPGNRFIYYLILAGNTFPIFLAIVPLFFVLRNMGLLNTLPGLILAYVAFAFPFTVFFLYPFFKGLPHEISEAAEMDGAGEWRTFFQVMLPMARPGIAAVAIFNFLGLWNQFLLPVALNTNERNYVLSQGMAGFASSAGYAVNFGALFAAVVITVVPVLVVYVIFQRQLQGSLSQGMLK, encoded by the coding sequence ATGAGCCTGACCACCGACCGGCAGACCGGTTGGCCCGTCACCGAGGAGCAGCCGCCGAAGCGGCGGCAGGGCCCGAGCGGCAGCGACCGCGCCGTGACGATCACCTCGCACGTGATCCTCGCGCTGTGGTCGGCCATCGTCATCCTGCCGATGCTGTGGGTCTTCCTGTCCTCGTGGAAGACCACGAGCGAGATCTTCGAGTCGCCGCTGTCGCTGCCGAGCACGCTGTCGTTCGACAACTACGTCTCCGCCTGGAACGACTCCAACGTCGGTCGCTACATGCTCAACTCGGTGATCGTGGTCAGCTGCGCGCTGGTGCTCGTCATGATCCTGGGCTCGATGGCGGCGTACTCGCTGGCCCGGTTCGACTTCCCCGGCAACCGGTTCATCTACTACCTGATCCTCGCCGGCAACACGTTCCCGATCTTCCTCGCGATCGTGCCGCTGTTCTTCGTGCTGCGGAACATGGGGCTACTCAACACCCTCCCCGGGCTGATCCTCGCCTACGTCGCGTTCGCCTTCCCGTTCACCGTGTTCTTCCTCTACCCCTTCTTCAAGGGACTGCCGCACGAGATCTCCGAGGCGGCCGAGATGGACGGCGCCGGCGAGTGGCGCACCTTCTTCCAGGTCATGCTGCCGATGGCGCGGCCGGGCATCGCCGCCGTCGCGATCTTCAACTTCCTCGGCCTGTGGAACCAGTTCCTGCTGCCCGTCGCGCTCAACACCAACGAGCGCAACTACGTGCTCTCCCAGGGCATGGCCGGGTTCGCCTCGTCCGCGGGCTACGCCGTCAACTTCGGTGCGCTGTTCGCGGCCGTCGTCATCACCGTGGTGCCCGTGCTCGTCGTGTACGTCATCTTCCAGCGACAGCTGCAGGGCTCGCTCTCCCAGGGGATGCTGAAGTAG